From Streptomyces sp. TLI_053, a single genomic window includes:
- a CDS encoding DUF4185 domain-containing protein encodes MTHTSDGHVAATGGQAGTTAGHAGTTAGPSRRELLRIGLGVAVGAGAITAGAPAAVANGPYDPTAPTITVKVKNLSGPAETGRFGAPWTDLGIPVRCPDGSMLFVCGDTFGGDRVPEPDWNAPVGLRSGSADLGNLRIDDVVRGAHGISLVEEPHNPVGNDFTTAIPSDAFVVDGVMYMHLMRGVIYDTHHTDFWRSTDNGNTWEYLCQWPGDLHGGQFQQKTYAVADDGYCYVLSTVFDRDVQSGMLLHRVRQDRLGDPDAYEPWGYDGGWRWGASPTSVFGTRKWGELCFRAMDGKYVLTWLNTDPLSIRAMVFPLPTSDLTRTPEQTMVLPCAPGQEVANLVAAPYGGFVVPGSTFGNFHIVVSQWYDPTNYRIMQYRSALLS; translated from the coding sequence ATGACACACACATCGGACGGACACGTGGCGGCGACCGGCGGGCAGGCAGGGACGACCGCCGGGCACGCAGGGACGACCGCCGGGCCCTCCCGCCGCGAGCTCCTGAGGATCGGCCTCGGGGTCGCGGTGGGGGCGGGGGCGATCACTGCGGGCGCCCCGGCGGCGGTCGCCAACGGTCCGTACGACCCGACCGCTCCGACGATCACGGTCAAGGTGAAGAACCTCAGCGGCCCGGCCGAGACCGGGCGGTTCGGGGCACCGTGGACGGACCTGGGCATCCCCGTCCGCTGCCCCGACGGCTCCATGCTCTTCGTCTGCGGCGACACCTTCGGCGGCGACCGGGTCCCCGAACCCGATTGGAACGCCCCGGTCGGCCTGCGGTCCGGCAGCGCGGACCTCGGCAACCTCCGCATCGACGACGTCGTCCGCGGCGCCCACGGCATCAGCCTCGTAGAGGAACCGCACAACCCGGTCGGCAACGACTTCACGACCGCGATCCCGTCCGACGCCTTCGTCGTCGACGGGGTGATGTACATGCACCTCATGCGCGGCGTCATCTACGACACCCACCACACCGACTTCTGGCGCTCCACGGACAACGGCAACACCTGGGAGTACCTCTGCCAGTGGCCGGGGGACCTGCACGGCGGACAGTTCCAGCAGAAGACCTACGCCGTGGCCGACGACGGCTACTGCTACGTGCTGTCCACGGTCTTCGACCGTGACGTGCAGTCGGGCATGCTGCTGCACCGGGTGCGCCAGGACCGCCTCGGCGACCCCGACGCCTACGAGCCGTGGGGCTACGACGGCGGCTGGCGGTGGGGCGCGTCCCCGACCTCGGTGTTCGGCACCCGCAAGTGGGGCGAGCTGTGCTTCCGCGCCATGGACGGCAAGTACGTCCTCACCTGGCTCAACACGGACCCGCTGTCGATCAGGGCGATGGTCTTCCCGCTCCCGACCTCCGACCTGACCAGGACGCCGGAGCAGACCATGGTCCTGCCCTGCGCCCCGGGCCAGGAGGTCGCCAACCTGGTCGCCGCCCCGTACGGCGGCTTCGTCGTCCCCGGCTCCACGTTCGGCAACTTCCACATCGTCGTCAGCCAGTGGTACGACCCGACGAACTACCGGATCATGCAGTACCGCAGCGCCCTGCTGTCCTGA
- a CDS encoding PQQ-binding-like beta-propeller repeat protein → MSRGPVPGRSASRGPTSPPPGPAAPPAGPRRRLTGAALLSGFALLAPALAAGALGGAAPARADSPTVSVNTMRTAWDANEPGLAPAQVSGSDFGRRWSTAVDGAVYAQPLVAGSTVVVATSTNHVYGVNAADGKILWQRALGTPVASSSACLSPGTGIISTPVYDKATKTVYLVSKSSEGGAHFSVHALDATTGTSRSGWPVTVAGSPVNSPGVAFNPNSSAQRAGLLLLDGAVYFGFASDCGIGTYVGTVAGVNTSTRKLTLWSTESGSASQNAGVWMSGGGLVSDGSGRIFIATGNGAGEGSSPLKGPGDKPGGHFAESVVRLGVNSDGSLAPRDFFSPTNNREMDHGDVDLGSGGPVALPSGFGNAAHPHLMVQVGKDGRIFLLDRDKLGGMGQGPNGTDGVVGTTGPFKGVWGHAGVWGGDGGYVYLTENYGSLRALKYSVNSAGNPQLTSAATSPEGFGYASGSPVVTSNGTAAGSALVWSVYSGTGPGGQNGELRVYDALPVNGSLKLRRSFALGTVTRFSVPATDGGRVFVGTKDGHLVAFGRST, encoded by the coding sequence ATGTCCCGGGGCCCGGTCCCCGGGCGCTCGGCGTCCCGGGGCCCGACCTCCCCGCCACCGGGCCCCGCGGCGCCGCCGGCCGGCCCCCGGCGCAGGCTCACCGGGGCGGCCCTGCTCTCCGGATTCGCACTGCTCGCCCCGGCCCTCGCCGCCGGTGCGCTCGGCGGCGCGGCCCCCGCCCGGGCCGACAGCCCGACCGTCTCGGTCAACACGATGCGCACCGCCTGGGACGCCAACGAACCCGGCCTCGCGCCCGCCCAGGTGTCCGGCTCCGACTTCGGCCGCCGCTGGTCGACCGCCGTCGACGGCGCGGTGTACGCCCAACCGCTGGTGGCCGGCTCGACCGTGGTGGTGGCGACCTCGACCAACCACGTCTACGGCGTCAACGCGGCGGACGGGAAGATCCTCTGGCAACGCGCGCTCGGCACCCCGGTGGCGTCCTCCAGCGCCTGCCTCTCCCCGGGCACCGGCATCATCTCGACCCCGGTCTACGACAAGGCCACCAAGACCGTCTACCTGGTGAGCAAGTCCAGCGAGGGCGGTGCGCACTTCTCGGTGCACGCCCTGGACGCCACCACCGGCACCTCGCGCAGCGGCTGGCCGGTCACCGTCGCGGGCTCGCCGGTGAACAGCCCGGGGGTGGCGTTCAATCCGAACAGTTCCGCGCAGCGGGCCGGACTGCTGCTGCTCGACGGCGCGGTCTACTTCGGCTTCGCCTCGGACTGCGGGATCGGCACCTACGTCGGCACGGTCGCGGGCGTCAACACCAGCACCCGCAAACTCACCCTCTGGTCCACCGAGTCCGGCTCCGCCTCGCAGAACGCGGGCGTCTGGATGAGCGGCGGCGGCCTGGTCTCGGACGGCTCCGGGCGGATCTTCATCGCGACCGGCAACGGCGCGGGCGAGGGCTCCTCGCCGCTGAAGGGCCCGGGCGACAAACCCGGCGGCCACTTCGCCGAGTCCGTCGTCCGGCTGGGCGTCAACAGCGACGGCAGCCTCGCCCCGCGGGACTTCTTCAGCCCCACCAACAACCGCGAGATGGACCACGGCGACGTGGACCTCGGCTCCGGCGGACCGGTCGCCCTGCCGTCCGGTTTCGGCAACGCCGCGCACCCGCACCTCATGGTGCAGGTGGGCAAGGACGGCCGGATCTTCCTGCTCGACCGGGACAAGCTCGGCGGCATGGGCCAGGGCCCCAACGGCACGGACGGCGTGGTCGGCACCACCGGCCCGTTCAAGGGCGTCTGGGGCCACGCGGGCGTCTGGGGCGGCGACGGCGGCTACGTCTATCTGACGGAGAACTACGGTTCGCTGCGCGCCCTGAAGTACTCGGTCAACAGTGCCGGGAACCCCCAGCTGACCAGTGCCGCGACCAGCCCCGAGGGCTTCGGCTACGCCTCCGGCTCCCCCGTCGTCACCTCCAACGGGACGGCGGCCGGTTCGGCCCTGGTGTGGTCGGTCTACTCGGGCACCGGACCGGGCGGCCAGAACGGCGAACTGCGGGTCTACGACGCGCTTCCGGTCAACGGCTCGCTCAAACTGCGGCGCAGCTTCGCACTCGGCACGGTGACCAGGTTCTCCGTCCCGGCGACGGACGGCGGACGGGTGTTCGTCGGCACCAAGGACGGCCACCTGGTGGCCTTCGGCCGGTCCACCTGA
- the pqqA gene encoding pyrroloquinoline quinone precursor peptide PqqA, whose translation MKSTLAPQLPVTTATVAPAAPAAAKPTWSAPSVECHRTGAEVTAYAARTTR comes from the coding sequence ATGAAGTCCACGCTCGCGCCCCAGCTGCCCGTCACCACCGCCACCGTCGCGCCGGCCGCTCCGGCCGCCGCCAAGCCCACCTGGTCCGCCCCGTCGGTGGAGTGCCACCGCACCGGCGCCGAGGTCACCGCGTACGCCGCGCGGACCACTCGGTGA
- the pqqC gene encoding pyrroloquinoline-quinone synthase PqqC, with protein MTQASTTASTRDEFAARLYGLRERYWDTHPFHLRLHSGGCTPPELRRWVANRWYYQLCLTRKNAAIIANCPLPEVRREWTRRLGQQDGPQEGEGGLADWLVLAEAVGLDRAEVLDERHVARGVRFAVDGYLHFCQTRPWTEGVAAALTEMFSPDHMAERVIAWQKHYDWIDPAGYAYFEHRIPDARRDSARTLDVVLDHCVTAEQQHAAVSALAFKCEVLRAMLDAVDYGPETAATTATTGATAAGTPVPAGAGR; from the coding sequence GTGACCCAGGCTTCCACCACCGCGTCGACCCGCGACGAGTTCGCGGCCAGGCTGTACGGCCTGCGGGAACGGTACTGGGACACCCACCCGTTCCATCTGCGCCTGCACTCCGGTGGCTGCACGCCACCGGAGTTGCGGCGCTGGGTCGCCAACCGCTGGTACTACCAGCTGTGCCTGACCCGGAAGAACGCCGCGATCATCGCCAACTGCCCGCTCCCGGAGGTCCGTCGGGAGTGGACCCGGCGACTCGGCCAGCAGGACGGGCCGCAGGAGGGCGAGGGCGGGCTGGCCGACTGGCTGGTGCTCGCCGAGGCCGTCGGCCTGGACCGCGCCGAGGTCCTGGACGAACGGCACGTGGCGCGCGGTGTGCGCTTCGCCGTCGACGGCTACCTGCACTTCTGCCAGACCCGGCCGTGGACCGAGGGCGTCGCGGCCGCGCTGACCGAGATGTTCTCGCCCGACCACATGGCCGAGCGGGTGATCGCCTGGCAGAAGCACTACGACTGGATCGACCCGGCCGGCTACGCCTACTTCGAGCACCGGATCCCCGACGCGCGCCGGGACAGCGCCCGGACGCTCGACGTGGTGCTGGACCACTGCGTGACGGCCGAGCAGCAGCACGCCGCGGTGTCGGCGCTCGCCTTCAAGTGCGAGGTGCTGCGGGCGATGCTCGACGCGGTCGACTACGGCCCGGAGACCGCCGCCACCACCGCCACCACCGGGGCCACCGCCGCCGGAACCCCGGTGCCCGCCGGGGCCGGCCGGTGA